One segment of Paenibacillus rhizovicinus DNA contains the following:
- the accD gene encoding acetyl-CoA carboxylase, carboxyltransferase subunit beta, with product MFKDLFHKKKYATIPSGQPRTKPDIPEGLMSKCPKCGNIQFSKEVEKNLKVCPSCGHHFRLSAWERIAITLDEGRLAEFDAELSSEDPLGFPGYAGKVEAQKKSSGLTDAVVTGEGTIGGLPVVAAFMSFDFFAGSMGSVVGEKITRAIEQAHEKKLPMIIFSTSSGARMQESILSLMQMAKTSAALAKFQGDGGLYISVMTDPTTGGVSASFAMLGDFNLAEPGALVGFAGRVVIEQTIRQKLPDNFQTAEFNLQHGQLDKVVHRKEMKPLLIKLLDMHSAKGDMINGG from the coding sequence GTGTTCAAGGACTTATTCCATAAAAAAAAATACGCCACGATTCCTTCGGGCCAGCCTCGCACGAAACCGGATATTCCGGAAGGCTTGATGTCCAAGTGCCCGAAGTGCGGCAACATCCAGTTCTCCAAAGAAGTGGAGAAGAATTTGAAGGTCTGCCCGAGCTGCGGCCATCATTTCCGTCTCAGCGCCTGGGAACGGATCGCGATTACGCTCGACGAAGGCCGTCTCGCCGAGTTCGACGCCGAATTGTCCTCCGAGGATCCGCTTGGATTCCCGGGCTATGCCGGCAAAGTAGAAGCACAGAAGAAGAGCTCCGGCCTGACCGATGCGGTCGTGACCGGCGAAGGGACGATCGGCGGATTGCCGGTCGTCGCGGCTTTCATGAGCTTTGATTTTTTCGCGGGAAGCATGGGTTCCGTCGTCGGCGAGAAAATTACGCGCGCGATCGAACAAGCCCACGAGAAGAAGCTGCCGATGATCATTTTCTCGACGTCGAGCGGTGCCCGGATGCAGGAGAGCATTCTCAGTCTCATGCAGATGGCCAAAACAAGCGCCGCGCTGGCGAAGTTCCAAGGCGACGGAGGGCTTTACATTTCCGTTATGACCGATCCGACGACGGGCGGCGTCTCGGCAAGTTTCGCCATGCTGGGCGATTTTAATTTGGCCGAGCCGGGCGCGCTTGTCGGCTTCGCGGGACGCGTCGTCATCGAACAGACGATTCGCCAGAAGCTGCCGGATAATTTCCAGACGGCGGAATTCAACTTGCAGCACGGACAACTGGACAAGGTCGTGCATCGCAAAGAAATGAAACCGTTGCTGATCAAATTACTTGATATGCATTCTGCGAAGGGGGATATGATCAATGGCGGGTGA
- the ytvI gene encoding sporulation integral membrane protein YtvI: MDRVVWKRIWRTALVLSLLVIFILAVIYVTPLVYPFLLGWLLAYAINPIVNLLNRKLKIPRWLGVSITLVIFVIAMLTIVSALVTRIVVEIITLSKSLNNNIDWWRDQFEYIMDKPEIQNLITKLTSFYQDNPNYQETINGRISDTANLVAQTSTQIITSILNGIVSIITSLPNVATISIVVLLAAFFISKDWTRLGKRTAAWFPQNIMQSAFVVWRDLKKALFGYLRAQFIMISITAVVVTIGLLIIGVHYAITIGMLIGLVDLLPYLGVGAAMVPWILYTFIYGDVTLGIELSILYGVILVARQTIEPKVLASSVGLEALPTLIAMFVGLKLFGVLGLIVGPVSLIILTAIHKANVFRDLYGFIVRGPKT; this comes from the coding sequence ATGGATCGGGTCGTTTGGAAACGAATTTGGCGAACCGCGTTGGTGCTGTCTCTGCTGGTTATTTTCATCCTTGCCGTCATTTACGTGACACCGCTAGTTTACCCGTTTCTGCTCGGATGGCTGCTTGCTTACGCGATTAATCCGATCGTGAACCTGCTTAACCGGAAATTAAAAATTCCGCGCTGGCTCGGCGTCTCTATTACCCTCGTTATTTTCGTCATTGCGATGCTGACCATCGTCTCGGCGCTCGTCACCCGCATCGTCGTGGAAATCATCACGCTGTCCAAATCGCTTAACAACAATATCGATTGGTGGCGCGATCAATTCGAATACATAATGGATAAACCGGAAATCCAAAACCTGATCACCAAACTGACATCCTTCTACCAGGATAATCCCAACTATCAAGAAACCATCAACGGCCGCATTTCGGATACTGCGAATTTAGTAGCTCAGACGAGTACCCAGATCATTACGTCGATCCTGAACGGCATCGTCAGCATCATTACCTCGCTCCCGAATGTCGCCACGATATCGATCGTCGTGCTGCTGGCCGCGTTCTTCATCAGCAAAGACTGGACTAGGCTCGGCAAACGGACAGCCGCCTGGTTTCCGCAAAATATTATGCAGTCCGCGTTCGTCGTCTGGCGAGATCTCAAAAAAGCGCTCTTCGGTTATTTACGCGCCCAGTTCATCATGATCTCCATTACGGCGGTCGTCGTAACCATCGGCCTGCTTATTATAGGCGTCCACTACGCGATCACGATCGGCATGCTTATCGGTCTCGTCGACCTGCTCCCTTATCTTGGCGTAGGCGCGGCGATGGTGCCTTGGATTCTCTATACCTTCATTTATGGAGACGTTACGCTGGGAATCGAGCTTTCCATCCTGTACGGGGTCATTCTCGTTGCCAGGCAGACGATCGAACCTAAAGTATTGGCGAGCAGCGTCGGACTGGAGGCGCTGCCGACACTGATCGCCATGTTCGTCGGACTGAAGCTCTTCGGCGTGCTCGGCCTTATCGTCGGTCCCGTCTCGCTCATCATTCTGACGGCGATTCATAAGGCCAACGTGTTCCGCGACCTATATGGATTCATCGTTCGCGGGCCCAAGACGTGA
- the pyk gene encoding pyruvate kinase, whose product MRKTKIVCTIGPSSESLENTKKLINAGMNVARLNFSHGDFEEHGNRIKNIRQASIELGQNVAILLDTKGPEIRLGKLKEEPIELNQGETITLTTEEILGDRDRIPVTYSNLPADVEIGSTILIDDGLIGLTVEEVQGTEIKCRIVNSGPIKSKKGVNVPGVHISLPGITEKDAGDIVFGIEQGVDFIAASFVRKATDVLEIRELLEKHSAGHIQIISKIENQQGVDNLDEILEVSDGLMVARGDLGVEIPAEEVPLVQKQMIQKCNRAGKPVITATQMLDSMQRNPRPTRAEASDVANAIFDGTDAIMLSGETAAGKYPVESVQTMSRIAVRAESALDYREIFTKQAKAQQTTVTEAISQAVANSALDLNTKAIITSTESGYTARMVSKYRPKSPIIAVTPNEQVMRRLALIWGVIPALGTPAETTDAMFDIAVQGGINSGLVKLGDTVIITAGVPVGRSGSTNLIKIHTIGEMIAKGQGIGSQSATGKVVVARTPEEAIAKTTEGSILVTYSTDREYMPAIQKAAAVITEQGGITSHAAIVALNLGIPVILGVQNALGLLHDGTEVTVYAEVGVIYSGQAKVM is encoded by the coding sequence ATGCGCAAAACGAAGATTGTATGTACAATCGGTCCTTCCAGCGAATCGCTGGAGAACACGAAGAAACTGATTAACGCGGGCATGAACGTCGCCCGCCTGAACTTCTCGCACGGCGATTTCGAAGAGCATGGCAACCGGATCAAGAACATTCGTCAAGCAAGCATCGAGCTTGGCCAGAACGTCGCGATCCTGCTCGACACGAAGGGTCCCGAGATTCGTCTTGGCAAGCTGAAGGAAGAGCCGATCGAATTGAACCAAGGCGAGACGATCACGCTGACGACCGAAGAAATTTTGGGCGACCGCGACCGGATTCCAGTGACGTATTCCAACCTGCCGGCCGACGTCGAGATCGGTTCGACGATTCTGATCGACGACGGCTTGATCGGCTTGACGGTCGAAGAAGTTCAAGGCACGGAGATCAAGTGCCGTATCGTGAACAGCGGTCCGATCAAGAGCAAGAAAGGCGTTAACGTTCCAGGCGTACATATCTCGCTGCCTGGCATCACGGAGAAGGACGCTGGCGATATCGTTTTCGGTATCGAGCAAGGCGTTGATTTCATCGCCGCTTCCTTCGTGCGCAAAGCGACGGACGTGCTTGAAATCCGCGAACTGCTGGAGAAGCACAGTGCCGGCCATATCCAAATCATTTCGAAAATCGAGAATCAGCAAGGCGTCGACAACCTGGACGAGATCCTGGAAGTGTCCGACGGCTTGATGGTTGCCCGCGGCGACCTCGGCGTCGAAATTCCTGCCGAAGAAGTGCCGCTCGTTCAGAAACAAATGATCCAGAAGTGTAACCGTGCCGGCAAACCGGTCATCACGGCGACGCAAATGCTGGATTCCATGCAGCGCAACCCGCGCCCGACGCGCGCAGAAGCAAGCGACGTGGCGAACGCGATCTTTGACGGCACGGACGCGATCATGCTCTCCGGCGAGACGGCTGCAGGGAAATACCCGGTAGAATCCGTTCAAACGATGTCCCGCATCGCAGTTCGTGCGGAATCCGCGCTTGATTATCGTGAAATTTTCACGAAGCAAGCGAAAGCGCAGCAAACGACGGTAACGGAAGCGATCAGCCAGGCTGTTGCGAATTCCGCCCTCGACCTGAACACGAAAGCGATCATTACATCGACGGAAAGCGGCTATACGGCTCGCATGGTGTCCAAATACCGTCCGAAATCGCCGATTATCGCGGTTACGCCGAACGAGCAAGTCATGCGTCGCTTGGCTCTGATCTGGGGCGTTATTCCCGCGCTTGGAACGCCTGCGGAAACGACGGACGCGATGTTCGATATCGCCGTTCAAGGCGGCATCAACTCCGGCCTCGTTAAATTGGGCGATACCGTTATTATTACGGCAGGCGTACCGGTTGGCCGTTCCGGTTCCACGAACCTGATCAAAATCCATACCATCGGCGAAATGATCGCCAAAGGCCAAGGCATCGGCAGCCAAAGCGCAACGGGCAAAGTAGTCGTAGCCCGTACGCCTGAGGAAGCCATCGCCAAGACGACGGAAGGATCCATTCTGGTTACTTACTCCACGGATCGCGAATATATGCCTGCTATCCAGAAGGCAGCGGCAGTTATCACGGAACAAGGCGGCATTACTAGCCATGCGGCGATCGTGGCGCTGAACCTGGGTATTCCGGTCATTCTGGGCGTTCAGAATGCTCTGGGGCTGCTGCATGACGGAACCGAAGTAACGGTTTACGCGGAAGTCGGCGTTATTTATTCCGGACAAGCGAAGGTCATGTAA
- a CDS encoding acyl-CoA thioesterase has translation MTKEESSANYRWHLHPLRVRYQETDRMGVVFYGNYVTWFEVGRTEIVRALGTPYSAVEKEGLLLPVVDLECTYLSPARYDDNVLVCTRIEQLSPIRMAFRSEVRLIGEGETYPAFWEGEEPPGKLLVQGGTRHVWVNGEWKPSRLDKALPELYAMLQRAASNL, from the coding sequence ATGACGAAGGAAGAGTCGAGCGCGAATTATCGCTGGCATTTGCATCCGCTGCGGGTTAGGTACCAGGAGACGGATCGGATGGGGGTCGTATTTTACGGCAATTATGTCACCTGGTTTGAAGTCGGCCGAACCGAAATCGTACGTGCCTTGGGGACGCCGTATTCCGCGGTCGAGAAGGAAGGCCTGCTCTTGCCGGTCGTCGACTTGGAATGTACTTACTTATCGCCGGCGCGGTATGACGATAACGTGCTCGTGTGCACTCGGATTGAACAGCTCTCGCCGATTCGAATGGCTTTCCGCTCGGAAGTGCGCTTGATCGGGGAAGGGGAGACGTATCCAGCCTTCTGGGAAGGAGAAGAGCCTCCCGGCAAGCTGCTTGTACAGGGCGGTACGCGTCATGTATGGGTGAACGGGGAATGGAAGCCTTCGCGCCTCGACAAAGCGCTGCCAGAGCTCTATGCGATGCTGCAAAGGGCTGCCTCGAACCTCTAG
- the murI gene encoding glutamate racemase, translating to MRIGFFDSGIGGLTVLAEALRRLPAKDYLYMADTLHVPYGTKSPEDVRKFIMESVGKMVDIGIDALVIACNTATSIAIQELRETYAFPIIGMEPAVKPAVEMNRATGRRVLVFATPLTLKQQKYGALLSRVDEARIVDSLPLPELVEYCERLQFDEEIMKGYFLGKLADYDLDHYGIIVLGCTHYPYYTNILRDLLPPHIGIVNGNAGTVKRLAAQLNRFGIGEGGGSGDVRFMCSGDDSAYTAKMEIALAYIQENLVLSGETESVG from the coding sequence ATGAGGATCGGTTTTTTCGACTCGGGAATTGGCGGGTTGACGGTATTGGCAGAAGCGCTTCGGAGACTTCCGGCCAAGGATTATCTCTATATGGCGGATACCCTTCATGTGCCATACGGTACGAAGTCACCAGAGGATGTACGAAAGTTTATAATGGAATCGGTCGGCAAAATGGTCGACATCGGCATCGATGCATTGGTCATCGCATGCAATACGGCGACGAGCATTGCCATTCAGGAACTGCGGGAAACGTATGCCTTTCCGATTATCGGCATGGAGCCTGCAGTGAAGCCGGCCGTTGAAATGAATCGCGCTACGGGCAGAAGGGTGCTCGTATTCGCTACGCCGCTCACGCTGAAACAACAGAAGTACGGTGCGCTTCTCTCGCGCGTGGACGAGGCAAGGATCGTAGATTCGCTGCCGCTCCCGGAGCTCGTTGAATACTGCGAGCGACTGCAATTTGACGAGGAGATCATGAAGGGGTATTTTCTCGGTAAACTGGCCGATTACGATCTCGACCACTATGGCATTATCGTGCTTGGCTGCACGCATTATCCTTATTATACGAACATATTGCGAGACCTGCTTCCGCCGCATATCGGTATCGTCAATGGCAATGCCGGTACTGTCAAGCGGCTCGCCGCTCAGCTGAACCGATTTGGCATCGGCGAAGGAGGGGGGAGCGGCGACGTGCGCTTCATGTGTTCCGGCGACGATTCCGCCTATACGGCGAAGATGGAGATCGCGCTTGCCTATATTCAAGAAAACCTTGTGCTAAGCGGAGAAACCGAATCGGTAGGGTAG
- a CDS encoding glutamate decarboxylase, translating into MWTVIYIAPTAKIAESIKNRLTQEGFLVKIRPINVSKQQYEILVPSGELDEVQEVLNSILNSQR; encoded by the coding sequence ATGTGGACGGTTATCTATATCGCGCCTACGGCAAAAATTGCGGAGAGCATTAAAAACCGGCTGACCCAGGAAGGGTTTCTTGTGAAGATTCGACCGATCAACGTTTCTAAGCAACAATATGAAATATTGGTCCCTTCCGGCGAGCTGGACGAAGTGCAAGAAGTTCTAAACAGCATTCTAAACTCGCAACGGTAA
- a CDS encoding acetyl-CoA carboxylase carboxyltransferase subunit alpha, which translates to MAGELPFEKPLNELQKKIEELKKFGQESGIDFSDEISRLEERCKKLQEDLYNELTPAQKMHVARHHGRPTSLDYIGAIFTDFIELHGDRLFADDLAIVAGLAKLNGVPVTVIGHQRGKDTKDNIARFFGSPHPEGFRKALRLMQQANKFGRPIVTFIDTKGAYPGNTAEERGQSEAIARNLREMATFGVPIICVVIGEGGSGGALALGVGNRVLMLENAIYSAISPNGAASILWKDAGRADEAAAVMKITAADLLGFGIIEEIVEEPQGGAHNDLAAQSETIKEAVWRHLIELSRMSPDELVTDRYNKFRKVGVYRSPEPAAVPVAAPVVEAESAQV; encoded by the coding sequence ATGGCGGGTGAGCTGCCGTTTGAGAAGCCGCTGAATGAGCTGCAAAAGAAAATCGAAGAACTGAAGAAATTCGGCCAAGAGTCGGGCATCGATTTCAGCGATGAAATTTCCCGCCTCGAGGAACGCTGCAAGAAGCTGCAAGAAGATTTATACAACGAATTGACGCCGGCTCAGAAAATGCATGTGGCCCGTCACCACGGACGCCCTACGTCGCTCGATTACATAGGAGCGATTTTCACCGATTTCATCGAGCTGCACGGCGACCGTTTATTCGCGGACGATCTGGCGATCGTGGCCGGTTTGGCGAAGTTGAACGGCGTACCGGTTACGGTTATCGGCCATCAGCGCGGGAAAGATACGAAAGACAACATCGCGCGTTTCTTCGGCAGTCCCCATCCGGAGGGCTTCCGCAAGGCGCTCAGACTCATGCAGCAAGCGAATAAATTCGGCCGTCCGATCGTGACGTTTATCGACACGAAAGGCGCGTACCCGGGCAATACCGCGGAGGAACGCGGACAATCGGAAGCGATCGCCCGCAACTTGCGCGAAATGGCCACGTTCGGCGTTCCGATCATTTGCGTCGTTATCGGAGAAGGCGGCAGCGGCGGAGCGCTTGCGCTCGGCGTAGGCAACCGCGTGCTGATGCTGGAGAACGCGATTTACTCGGCGATCTCGCCGAACGGCGCGGCGTCCATCCTCTGGAAGGACGCAGGCCGTGCGGATGAAGCCGCCGCCGTTATGAAAATTACGGCAGCCGATCTGCTTGGATTTGGAATCATCGAAGAGATTGTCGAGGAACCGCAAGGCGGCGCCCACAATGATCTCGCGGCTCAGTCCGAAACGATCAAAGAAGCGGTGTGGCGCCATCTGATCGAGCTGTCCCGCATGTCTCCAGACGAGCTTGTCACAGACCGTTACAATAAATTCCGCAAAGTCGGCGTTTACCGATCGCCCGAGCCGGCAGCAGTTCCGGTAGCGGCGCCCGTCGTCGAAGCCGAATCTGCACAAGTATAA
- the ppk1 gene encoding polyphosphate kinase 1 — MNKTISQYVNRDLSWVEFNRRVLEEAHDPENPLLERAKFLAIVSSNLDEFMSVRVAGIQDQIKAGYTKRDFSGYSPAGLWKRLMKRTEQMVVDQYRTYREVLRGLSKEGICFRAMDELNPQQLKAVDEYFHEIVFPVLTPMAVDQSRPFPLLHTKELYLSVLLGNGTDLELDEEPFFAIVQVPSILQRFVQVPGRVNSKKHEFVLLEDLIERHINTLFNGYTTIAVDPFRLTRNADLTLNEEGAEDLLEEIEKELRRRRWGLPVRLEYSKGMHPYALLMLKEELEQGENLFEIDGPLDLSFLMRFAGSLDGYENLKYPRIEPVYPQEFEDTEDMFAVIRQDDVLVYHPYESFEAVSDFVLDAAQDPNVLAIKMTLYRVSGQSALVQALAMAAESGKQVTVVVELKARFDEERNIAWARQLEKAGCHVVYGLVGLKTHAKITLVVRREQGMLRRYVHVGTGNYNDSTAKLYTDIGLFTSHPVIGADASALFNEITGYSSPYEWKAFGVAPTDLREKLFGLIDREKAHAAEGKPAHIIAKMNSLSHQEMIDKLYEASQAGVRIELIIRGVCCLRPGVQGLSENIRVISIVDRFLEHSRIIYFHNGGEEELYLSSADWMTRNLTRRIELMCPVFNARLRGTLMNVLRMNLDDNEKARELQSSGNYEPVSNELKPLRSQFVATNIRTWKC; from the coding sequence ATGAACAAGACGATATCACAATATGTAAATCGTGATTTAAGCTGGGTGGAGTTCAACCGCAGGGTATTGGAAGAAGCTCACGATCCCGAGAATCCGCTGCTCGAACGTGCTAAGTTTCTAGCCATCGTGTCGAGTAATTTGGATGAATTCATGAGCGTCCGCGTGGCGGGCATTCAAGATCAAATAAAAGCAGGCTATACGAAACGCGATTTCTCGGGCTATTCGCCCGCGGGTTTATGGAAACGATTGATGAAACGCACCGAACAAATGGTCGTGGACCAATACCGGACGTATCGCGAAGTGCTTCGCGGCCTATCGAAGGAAGGCATTTGCTTCCGTGCAATGGACGAATTGAATCCGCAGCAGCTTAAAGCGGTTGATGAATATTTTCATGAAATCGTATTCCCGGTCTTGACGCCGATGGCGGTCGATCAAAGCCGTCCGTTCCCGCTGCTGCATACCAAAGAGCTGTATTTATCCGTTCTGCTTGGCAACGGCACGGACCTGGAGCTAGATGAGGAACCGTTCTTCGCAATCGTTCAAGTCCCGTCGATCCTGCAGCGTTTCGTTCAGGTTCCCGGCCGTGTCAATAGCAAGAAACATGAATTCGTGCTGCTTGAGGATTTGATCGAGCGGCATATTAATACATTGTTCAATGGTTATACGACGATAGCCGTCGATCCGTTTCGTTTAACGCGCAATGCGGATTTGACGCTCAACGAAGAGGGCGCCGAGGATTTGCTGGAAGAGATCGAGAAGGAGCTTCGCCGCCGCCGCTGGGGACTTCCGGTTCGTCTGGAATACAGCAAAGGCATGCATCCTTATGCACTGCTTATGCTGAAAGAAGAGCTCGAACAAGGCGAAAACTTGTTTGAAATCGACGGGCCGTTGGATTTGAGTTTTCTCATGCGTTTCGCCGGTTCGCTTGACGGCTACGAGAATTTGAAATATCCGCGAATCGAGCCGGTATATCCGCAGGAATTCGAAGATACGGAAGACATGTTCGCCGTGATCCGCCAGGATGATGTGCTGGTTTACCATCCTTACGAGTCTTTCGAAGCGGTGAGCGATTTCGTCTTGGATGCGGCTCAAGATCCGAATGTGCTCGCAATCAAAATGACGTTATACCGGGTAAGCGGACAGTCCGCGCTCGTGCAGGCTTTGGCCATGGCCGCGGAGTCCGGGAAGCAAGTAACCGTAGTCGTGGAACTGAAAGCGAGGTTTGACGAGGAGCGCAATATCGCTTGGGCGCGGCAGCTTGAGAAAGCTGGCTGTCATGTCGTGTACGGCCTCGTAGGACTGAAGACGCATGCGAAAATCACGCTGGTCGTACGCCGCGAACAGGGCATGCTGCGCCGATATGTTCACGTGGGCACAGGGAATTACAATGACAGCACGGCGAAGCTGTATACGGACATCGGCTTGTTCACGTCCCATCCCGTTATCGGTGCGGACGCTTCGGCGTTGTTCAATGAAATTACCGGTTATTCGTCTCCCTATGAGTGGAAAGCGTTCGGCGTTGCGCCGACAGATTTGCGGGAAAAGCTGTTCGGGTTGATCGATCGCGAGAAGGCGCATGCCGCCGAAGGCAAACCTGCCCATATTATCGCGAAAATGAACAGTCTCTCGCATCAGGAAATGATCGATAAGCTGTACGAGGCATCGCAAGCGGGCGTTCGGATCGAGCTCATCATTCGCGGCGTTTGCTGTTTGCGTCCCGGCGTGCAGGGGCTGAGCGAGAACATTCGCGTGATTAGCATCGTTGACCGGTTTCTGGAGCATTCCCGCATTATTTATTTCCATAACGGCGGGGAAGAGGAGCTTTATCTATCAAGCGCGGATTGGATGACCCGCAACCTGACAAGGAGAATCGAGCTGATGTGCCCGGTCTTCAATGCGAGGCTGCGAGGTACATTGATGAACGTGCTGCGGATGAACCTGGATGACAACGAAAAGGCTCGCGAGCTGCAATCCAGCGGCAATTACGAGCCGGTAAGCAATGAACTGAAGCCTCTTCGGAGTCAATTCGTGGCGACGAACATCCGCACTTGGAAATGCTGA
- a CDS encoding Ppx/GppA phosphatase family protein, with the protein MTEQRIGIIDIGSNSIRLVVCERTSNGAHRVIDGSKRAARLSEQLNDDGALPDDILNELVDMINHFRLICAHHKTGLIRAVATAAIRNSTNRNHILSRIREETGLEIELISGEEEAGYGFLGMINTMSVTDGFLIDIGGGSTEVSLFRDRRLVQAFSFPFGCVSLTRQFAKNGMLSDAQLADLEQLVEQAVNRLPWLKQTPGLPLVGVGGTVRSLGKMQQAYIKYPFESTHNYPIEGQAADELFELLRQLPLNKRKNMPGLSKDRVDIIVPGLAILRTIYRAVGASNYIICGAGLRDGLFFSTRFPDQPRLDDVTMYSVNNLAALHPEAPMQHTTHVNRIVLQLTELLYAGKPSKDQAALFIDIASTLHRIGASIDYYDYKKHTFYLMINSRLNGLSHRELLICSLIASYKSKNRTKQIAAPYKPLLSEDDLALIYKLGMLLQLAIALDRSETQVIGKLIAEESEGKLHLRAVRASGSLAVERKEVESQADDFRKLWGLTPVLHEH; encoded by the coding sequence TTGACGGAACAACGCATCGGCATTATCGATATCGGCTCCAACTCCATCCGCTTGGTCGTTTGTGAACGGACCTCCAATGGTGCCCACCGCGTCATTGACGGCAGCAAACGCGCCGCGCGCTTAAGCGAACAATTAAATGACGACGGCGCACTGCCGGACGACATCCTTAACGAACTCGTCGACATGATCAACCATTTCCGCTTGATCTGCGCGCATCATAAAACGGGGCTCATTCGCGCCGTAGCCACGGCCGCCATCCGGAATTCCACCAACAGGAATCATATCCTCTCGCGAATCAGGGAGGAAACGGGACTGGAAATCGAATTGATCTCCGGCGAAGAAGAGGCGGGATACGGATTTCTCGGCATGATCAATACGATGTCCGTCACGGACGGATTTCTCATCGATATCGGCGGCGGCAGCACGGAAGTATCGCTGTTCAGAGACCGCCGGCTTGTCCAAGCCTTCTCGTTTCCGTTCGGCTGCGTCAGCCTGACCCGCCAATTTGCCAAGAACGGGATGCTGTCCGACGCGCAATTAGCGGACTTGGAGCAGTTGGTCGAACAGGCGGTCAATCGTCTGCCATGGCTCAAGCAAACACCGGGACTTCCGCTCGTCGGCGTCGGCGGCACCGTCCGTTCGCTCGGCAAAATGCAGCAAGCTTACATTAAATACCCGTTCGAAAGCACGCATAACTATCCCATCGAAGGGCAAGCCGCGGACGAGCTGTTCGAACTGCTGAGGCAGCTTCCGCTCAACAAACGCAAAAACATGCCGGGCCTTTCCAAAGACCGCGTCGATATTATCGTTCCGGGTCTAGCTATCTTGCGCACGATCTATCGCGCTGTCGGCGCTTCGAATTATATCATTTGCGGTGCCGGCCTGCGCGACGGCCTGTTCTTCTCCACCCGTTTTCCCGATCAGCCCCGGCTGGACGATGTCACGATGTACAGCGTAAACAATCTAGCAGCCCTGCATCCCGAAGCGCCCATGCAGCATACGACACACGTTAATCGGATCGTGCTGCAATTAACAGAATTGTTATACGCGGGGAAACCGTCCAAAGACCAGGCAGCGCTGTTTATCGATATCGCCTCGACGCTTCATCGAATCGGAGCGAGCATCGATTATTACGATTACAAGAAACATACGTTCTATCTCATGATCAACTCTCGGTTAAACGGCTTATCCCACCGGGAATTGTTGATCTGTTCATTGATTGCATCCTATAAGAGCAAAAACCGCACGAAACAAATCGCCGCTCCCTACAAGCCGCTGCTTTCCGAGGACGACCTCGCATTAATCTACAAGCTGGGGATGCTGCTGCAGCTGGCGATCGCGCTGGACCGCAGCGAAACGCAGGTGATCGGCAAGCTTATCGCCGAGGAATCGGAAGGCAAGCTGCATCTGCGCGCCGTCAGAGCGAGCGGTTCGCTCGCCGTCGAACGCAAGGAAGTCGAATCGCAAGCCGATGATTTCAGAAAACTGTGGGGCCTTACGCCGGTCCTGCACGAACATTAA
- a CDS encoding FxsA family protein: MLKWLVAAIIIIPTVELWGIIKMGHVIGGWPTFGLILLTGFLGAKLASSEGRKAFADVQVQLQSGKPPGHAMLNGICVLIGGLLLLLPGFFSDIIGITMLLPITRPFYRLLLFKWLEKKVRNGSFVIRRR; this comes from the coding sequence ATGCTGAAATGGCTGGTTGCTGCAATTATTATCATCCCTACGGTTGAATTATGGGGTATTATCAAGATGGGGCATGTAATTGGCGGATGGCCGACATTCGGCCTTATTTTGCTTACCGGATTCTTGGGAGCCAAACTAGCGAGCTCTGAGGGGCGCAAGGCGTTCGCCGACGTCCAGGTTCAGCTGCAAAGCGGTAAACCTCCGGGTCATGCCATGCTGAACGGGATCTGCGTGCTTATCGGCGGTCTCTTGCTGCTCTTGCCGGGTTTCTTTTCCGATATCATTGGGATTACGATGCTGCTGCCGATAACGAGACCGTTCTATCGGCTTCTGTTATTCAAGTGGCTGGAGAAGAAAGTACGGAACGGCTCGTTCGTCATTCGCAGAAGGTAA